In Oncorhynchus tshawytscha isolate Ot180627B linkage group LG28, Otsh_v2.0, whole genome shotgun sequence, a genomic segment contains:
- the prkab2 gene encoding 5'-AMP-activated protein kinase subunit beta-2 codes for MGNTGDRMSGDRHGAKAHRSDSRGSDKDHEPSKMVDSTDDPNIFNTHGLGSSKASDKEEPDLDDLVKTGPQSRPTVIRWAGGGKEVYIAGSFNNWGNKIPLNKSHNDFVAILDLPEGEHQYKFFVDGQWVHDPSEPVVTSQLGTINNLIEVKQSDFEVFDALQVDSLESTDTSDLSSSPPGPYGQEQYMFRPEERFKAPPILPPHLLQVILNKDTNISCDPALLPEPNHVMLNHLYALSIKDGVMVLSATHRYKKKYVTSLLYKPI; via the exons ATGGGTAACACAGGTGACCGGATGTCCGGTGATCGCCATGGCGCTAAGGCCCATCGATCAGACAGCAGAGGCAGCGACAAAGACCATGAGCCCAGCAAGATGGTGGACAGCACAGACGATCCTAACATCTTCAACACACACGGACTGGGGTCCTCCAAG GCGTCGGACAAGGAGGAGCCTGACCTGGATGACTTGGTGAAGACGGGGCCTCAGTCCAGACCTACAGTCATCCGCTGGGccggaggagggaaggaggtttaCATCGCGGGCTCCTTCAACAACTGGGGCAACAAGATCCCCCTCAATaagag CCACAATGACTTTGTAGCGATCCTGGACTTGCCAGAGGGAGAGCACCAGTACAAGTTCTTTGTGGACGGACAGTGGGTCCATGACCCCTCAGAG CCAGTGGTGACCAGCCAGTTGGGCACCATCAACAACCTGATCGAGGTGAAGCAGTCAGACTTTGAGGTGTTCGATGCTCTGCAGGTGGACTCTCTGGAGTCTACCGACACCTCAG ATCTGTCCAGCTCCCCTCCAGGGCCCTATGGACAGGAGCAGTACATGTTTAGGCCTGAGGAACGCTTCAAAGCCCCGCCCATCctccccccacacctcctccaagTCATCCTCAACAAGGACACCAACATCTCT tGCGACCCAGCCTTGCTGCCTGAACCCAACCATGTGATGCTCAACCACCTTTATGCTCTCTCAATAAAG GATGGCGTTATGGTGCTCAGTGCGACTCACAGATATAAGAAGAAGTACGTCACATCTCTGCTCTACAAGCCCATCTAA
- the wu:fj49a02 gene encoding myomegalin, translating to MCVCVFTQYLSLVSRLQQQLCESRELLHSLQSELQVYHRVCVNAKGNPGYLCEGQYGGVPALPVELGELLGEVRSLRAQLQSSVQENSVLKQLELHKHLEQKLGGGVHGGVGVIGGMEPPRTPSLSALTASPQRDSLYRRQLLHDPAPSPPVRDIGLFNCGSPYHVLYTDLEETPLTANDLDPHSELEGDAPDGSFSNRNGRHAIGHVDDYSALQQQVLEGRSLVQRMETALQACLSQSMLEGSHDQVLLDYGRVRSLLSNTKTLRQILEEVVSLMKMFWRAALPSTDRYTHNLKKEQCMQEEILSLRGRISEQGEVLQGTIQRLRSTSRTKEGMEHFIVKQLSRTRDVLKKARTNLEKNDRRISSLSSSSSTPYAAEDRSHANERPTDWSFLKPGDAPAMSNRRPGTRKRGSQCLLQVLTC from the exons atgtgtgtgtgtgtattcacccagtatctctctcttgtctccaggCTCCAGCAGCAGTTGTGTGAGAGCAGGGAGCTGCTCCACTCTCTGCAGAGTGAGCTGCAGGTCTACCACAGAGTGTGTGTCAACGCCAAGGGCAACCCAG GGTACCTGTGTGAGGGCCAGTACGGTGGGGTCCCTGCCCTGCCCGTGGAGCTGGGGGAGCTGCTAGGGGAGGTGAGGAGCCTCAGAGCCCAGCTCCAGTCCAGTGTCCAGGAGAACAGTGTCCTGAAACAGCTGGAGCTCCACAAACACCTGGAGCAGAAGCTGGGAGGTGGGGTCCACGGAGGGGTGGGCGTCATTGGGGGGATGGAGCCCCCTCGTACCCCGTCTCTCAGTGCCCTTACAGCCAGCCCCCAGAGGGACAGCCTCTACAGACGGCAGCTACTGCATG ACCCAGCTCCGTCTCCCCCTGTCAGAGACATTGGGCTGTTTAACTGTGGATCTCCATACCACGTTCTCTACACAGACCTGGAGGAGACCCCGCTCACTGCCAATG ATCTGGACCCCCACTCAGAGCTGGAGGGTGACGCCCCGGACGGCTCGTTCTCTAACCGGAACGGGCGCCATGCCATCGGGCACGTGGACGACTACAGCGCTCTGCAGCAGCAGGTCCTGGAGGGGAGGAGTCTGGTCCAGCGAATGGAAACAGCCCTGCAGGCCTGCCTCAGCCAATCAATGCTGGAGGGCAGCCACGACCAG GTCCTCCTAGACTATGGGCGTGTGAGGAGTCTGCTGTCTAACACCAAGACCCTGAGACAGATCCTAGAGGAGGTTGTATCCCTGATGAAGATGTTTTGGAGGGCTGCCCTGCCCAGCACAGACCGTTACACCCATAACCTTAAGAAG GAGCAGTGTATGCAAGAGGAGATTCTGTCTCTGAGGGGGCGTATCTCGGAGCAGGGGGAGGTGCTTCAGGGAACCATCCAGAGACTGAGGAGCACCAGCCGCACCAAGGAAGGCATGGAGCACTTCATCGTCAAGCAgc TATCAAGGACTCGAGATGTGCTGAAAAAAGCCAGGACTAACTTGGAG AAGAACGATCGGAGGATCTCCTCTCTAAgctcctcctcttccactccttatGCTG CTGAAGACCGAAGTCACGCCAATGAACGGCCTACTGATTGGAGTTTCTTGAAGCCTGGTGACGCCCCGGCAATGTCCAATCGGCGTCCGGGAACCAGGAAGCGTGGCAGCCAGTGCCTGCTCCAGGTGCTGACCTGTTAA